The following are from one region of the Arcobacter defluvii genome:
- the tig gene encoding trigger factor yields the protein MEFNANRVDEANAVITATVAKEIIEANLEKVAKQASKTMNIQGFRKGKVPVAVVKQRFADKLREDAESDAIRKVLNDGLKLLDIKNEDLIGEPSITKFDKKEDGSIEVEVSVACKPNIDLGDYKSLVPAVEDKEIDVKEIDARLTEIAASSAPLAKIARKRAVKDGDYALIDFEGFVDGVAFEGGKAEKYPLEIGSGSFIPGFEDQVVGMKYDEQKDITVTFPESYQAKNLAGKEAVFKVTLHEIQEKVTPELNDEFAQRMLPGEENVTIDNLREKVKEQMKAEAKSKYYREELKPAYLETLVERIEFALPNSVVDQEINFALNNKIRAMSEDEINTLKEDASKVEEIRNELKEDAVNSVKATFIIDALAKAENVTVSDQEVMQVLYYEAMQMGQNPQEIVKQYQEAGYLPAIKMSMIEEKVISKLLDEKLGK from the coding sequence ATGGAATTTAACGCAAATAGAGTTGATGAAGCTAATGCAGTTATAACTGCAACTGTTGCAAAAGAGATTATAGAAGCGAATTTAGAAAAAGTTGCAAAACAAGCTTCTAAAACTATGAACATTCAAGGATTTAGAAAAGGTAAAGTTCCTGTTGCTGTTGTAAAACAAAGATTTGCAGATAAATTAAGAGAAGATGCAGAATCTGATGCTATAAGAAAAGTTTTAAATGATGGATTAAAATTATTAGACATTAAAAATGAAGATCTAATTGGTGAACCAAGTATTACAAAATTTGATAAAAAAGAAGATGGTTCAATTGAAGTTGAAGTATCAGTTGCTTGTAAACCAAATATAGATTTAGGTGATTATAAATCTTTAGTTCCAGCAGTAGAAGATAAAGAAATAGATGTAAAAGAAATAGATGCAAGATTAACTGAAATTGCTGCATCTTCTGCTCCTTTAGCAAAAATTGCAAGAAAAAGAGCTGTAAAAGATGGAGATTATGCATTAATTGATTTTGAAGGTTTCGTTGATGGTGTTGCATTTGAAGGTGGAAAAGCTGAAAAATATCCATTAGAAATTGGTTCAGGTTCATTTATCCCAGGATTTGAGGATCAAGTTGTTGGTATGAAATATGATGAGCAAAAAGATATTACTGTAACTTTCCCAGAATCTTATCAAGCAAAAAATTTAGCAGGAAAAGAAGCTGTATTTAAAGTAACTTTACATGAAATTCAAGAAAAAGTTACTCCTGAATTAAATGATGAATTTGCTCAAAGAATGTTACCAGGTGAAGAAAATGTAACAATTGATAATTTAAGAGAAAAAGTTAAAGAGCAAATGAAAGCTGAAGCAAAATCTAAATATTATAGAGAAGAATTAAAACCTGCGTATTTAGAAACTTTAGTTGAGAGAATAGAATTTGCATTACCAAATTCTGTAGTTGATCAAGAAATCAATTTTGCTTTAAATAACAAAATTAGAGCAATGAGTGAAGACGAAATCAATACATTAAAAGAAGACGCTTCAAAAGTAGAAGAAATCAGAAATGAATTAAAAGAAGATGCAGTAAATTCAGTAAAAGCAACATTTATTATTGATGCTCTTGCAAAAGCTGAAAACGTAACAGTAAGTGATCAAGAAGTTATGCAAGTTCTTTATTATGAAGCAATGCAAATGGGACAAAATCCACAAGAAATTGTAAAACAATATCAAGAAGCTGGATATTTACCTGCAATTAAAATGTCTATGATTGAAGAGAAAGTTATATCTAAATTATTAGATGAAAAATTAGGAAAATAA
- the clpP gene encoding ATP-dependent Clp endopeptidase proteolytic subunit ClpP: MSYIPYVVEKTGRGERSYDIYSRLLKDRIIMLSGEINDAVASTVVAQLLFLEAEDPDKDIYLYINSPGGVITSGMSIYDTMNYIKPDVCTICIGQAASMGAFLLSSGTRGKRYSLPNSRIMIHQPLGGAQGQATDIQIQAKEIQRMKDTLNAMIAEQTGQPLEVIEKDTDRDNFMSAEQACAYGLIDEVIAKHK; this comes from the coding sequence ATGAGTTATATACCATATGTAGTTGAGAAAACAGGAAGAGGAGAGAGAAGTTATGATATTTATTCAAGACTTCTTAAAGATAGAATTATTATGTTAAGTGGAGAGATAAATGATGCAGTAGCTTCAACTGTTGTTGCACAATTACTTTTCTTAGAAGCTGAAGATCCAGATAAAGATATCTATTTATATATCAACTCTCCAGGTGGAGTAATTACAAGTGGTATGTCTATCTATGACACTATGAATTATATTAAACCTGATGTTTGTACTATTTGTATAGGACAAGCAGCTTCAATGGGTGCATTTTTATTGAGTTCTGGAACGAGAGGAAAAAGATATTCTTTACCAAATTCAAGAATCATGATTCACCAACCATTAGGTGGAGCTCAAGGTCAAGCTACTGATATTCAAATTCAGGCAAAAGAGATTCAAAGAATGAAAGATACTTTAAATGCTATGATAGCTGAGCAAACAGGACAACCATTAGAAGTTATTGAAAAAGACACAGATAGAGATAATTTTATGAGTGCTGAACAAGCTTGTGCTTATGGTTTAATTGACGAAGTTATAGCAAAACATAAATAA